One window of the Lytechinus variegatus isolate NC3 chromosome 3, Lvar_3.0, whole genome shotgun sequence genome contains the following:
- the LOC121410018 gene encoding UDP-glucuronosyltransferase 1A1-like isoform X3, producing the protein MASLFKLFLLITGSFACFYNSVNVYAANVFVSALYGEGSHFLAASAIGRSLVARGHNVTFLISSAYFEHRIKNPKFSVFSYEIFKHPVPDDEVREMFHTMNTLAFIPKDKQFTEMMKLLTGRMVDDCEYIISDKDFVSRLKVMDVMVLDISWPCVLMIREALRKGDNSSRYISMVTISHTPSWSGFLRSSGSSFTYSYQPEFTSGLPTRMNFIQRIQNVLMSVVINFLAELAFSPPYSKIGKRLGLPPIHFAQSYSDFDLHLTNLNFASDFISPLAPNVIPVGGLTANLASPLQKELEEFVQSSGDHGVIVFTLGTYLASITTIRPEIVTMFAEAFRRLPQKVIWQLKELPDWELPSNVKAMPWLPQNDLLGHPKTRVFMYQGGNNGFQEACYHGVPIVVIPLQGDQYDVAARIEARGLGKKIEKLELNADIIYDTLTEVINNPSYNEVADKVSAIYKDQPMSAPDRAAFWIEHVIKFGGAYMRSPANDLTFIQYHLIDVYAFLTAIVVVFLAVVYYTLKFCVSLCCRMIGRGSSGKSKTE; encoded by the exons ATGGCGTCTCTTTTTAAGTTGTTTCTTCTGATTACTGGAAGCTTTGCATGTTTTTACAATTCTGTTAACGTGTATGCTGCTAATGTTTTTGTTTCTGCGCTCTATGGCGAGGGAAGTCATTTCTTGGCCGCGTCAGCCATTGGTCGAAGCTTGGTAGCAAGAGGTCATAATGTAACGTTTTTGATCAGCAGTGCTTACTTCGAACATCGTATTAAAAACCCTAAGTTTTCAGTCTTCTCTTACGAGATTTTTAAGCATCCTGTTCCTGACGATGAAGTGCGTGAGATGTTTCATACCATGAACACTTTAGCGTTCATCCCGAAAGATAAACAATTTACTGAAATGATGAAGTTGTTAACAGGGCGAATGGTTGATGACTGTGAATACATTATATCCGATAAAGACTTTGTGTCAAGATTAAAAGTAATGGACGTGATGGTGCTAGATATATCTTGGCCATGTGTTCTCATGATTAGAGAAGCTTTAAGGAAAGGTGATAACTCTTCAAGATATATTTCGATGGTAACCATATCCCATACTCCATCATGGAGTGGTTTTCTTCGTTCTTCAGGTTCATCATTTACCTATTCTTACCAACCAGAGTTTACGTCAGGACTACCTACAAGGATGAATTTCATTCAAAGAATTCAGAATGTCCTCATGTCTGTAGTGATTAATTTCTTAGCAGAGCTTGCCTTCTCGCCTCCTTATTCCAAAATAGGTAAAAGACTTGGACTTCCTCCGATTCATTTTGCTCAGAGCTATTCCGATTTTGATCTTCACCTGACAAATCTAAATTTTGCATCTGACTTCATTTCACCCTTGGCCCCCAATGTAATTCCCGTTGGCGGTCTCACAGCCAATCTCGCTTCTCCTCTTCAAAAG GAACTTGAAGAATTCGTTCAGAGCTCTGGAGACCATGGCGTCATTGTCTTCACCCTTGGTACCTATCTGGCATCTATTACAACGATCAGACCCGAAATAGTAACGATGTTTGCCGAAGCTTTCCGAAGATTGCCACAAAAGGTCATCTGGCAGTTAAAGGAACTCCCCGATTGGGAGTTACCATCCAATGTGAAAGCTATGCCATGGTTACCTCAAAACGACCTCCTTG gTCATCCAAAGACACGAGTATTCATGTACCAAGGAGGAAATAATGGTTTTCAAGAAGCGTGTTACCACGGAGTACCAATCGTAGTCATTCCTCTTCAAGGAGATCAATATGATGTCGCTGCTAGGATCGAAGCAAGGGGTCTGggtaaaaagattgaaaaactAGAACTCAACGCAGACATCATCTATGATACACTTACTGAAGTTATCAATAACCCAAG TTACAACGAGGTTGCAGATAAAGTTTCTGCAATTTACAAGGACCAGCCAATGAGCGCTCCGGATCGAGCTGCCTTTTGGATAGAACATGTCATCAAGTTTGGTGGAGCTTATATGAGATCTCCAGCTAATGATCTTACATTCATTCAATATCATCTTATAGATGTATATGCCTTCCTCACTGCGATAGTCGTTGTATTTCTAGCTGTAGTCTATTATACTCTTAAATTTTGTGTTTCTCTGTGTTGTCGTATGATAGGACGTGGCAGCAGTGGAAAATCAAAGACTGAATAA
- the LOC121410018 gene encoding UDP-glucuronosyltransferase 2B4-like isoform X4, which produces MASFKLLVALLGCCLTFCLQMYQVKASNILVSALYGEGSHFMAASAIGQSLVQHGHNVTFLISSAYYEQRANEPKFSNFSYEVFKHSVPDDEVRAMFQALNKLAFVNQDQQFAQILNLLSKRLPEDCNFLLSDKNLPSRLKGIDAILMDVSWPCGLLIREILRKNEMNVVMIAITPTPPWSGFLSASGSFFSYAYQPEITTGLSNKMTFVQRLKNTFQGTFLNTLAWFVFYPPYSEICRTLGLPNVHPIQSYLDFDLYLTNIDFASEFIYPMSPNVIPVGGLTASAPDHLIKELEEFVQSSGDHGVIVFTLGTYLASITTIRPEIVTMFAEAFRRLPQKVIWQLKELPDWELPSNVKAMPWLPQNDLLGHPKTRVFMYQGGNNGFQEACYHGVPIVVIPLQGDQYDVAARIEARGLGKKIEKLELNADIIYDTLTEVINNPSYNEVADKVSAIYKDQPMSAPDRAAFWIEHVIKFGGAYMRSPANDLTFIQYHLIDVYAFLTAIVVVFLAVVYYTLKFCVSLCCRMIGRGSSGKSKTE; this is translated from the exons ATGGCGTCTTTTAAGCTCCTCGTCGCACTCCTTGGATGTTGTTTAACGTTTTGCTTACAAATGTACCAGGTCAAAGCTTCAAACATCCTTGTATCTGCTCTTTATGGCGAGGGTAGTCATTTCATGGCAGCATCCGCAATTGGTCAAAGTTTAGTTCAACATGGTCATAACGTAACTTTCTTGATAAGTAGCGCTTACTATGAACAACGAGCAAATGAACCTAAGTTCTCTAACTTTTCGTACGAAGTTTTCAAGCATTCTGTACCAGATGATGAAGTGCGAGCGATGTTCCAAGCATTGAATAAACTTGCTTTTGTCAACCAGGATCAGCAATTTGCACAGATTTTGAATTTGCTTTCAAAACGCTTGCCTGAGGATTGCAATTTCTTGCTCTCTGATAAGAATTTGCCTTCTAGACTAAAAGGGATCGACGCAATATTAATGGATGTTTCTTGGCCCTGTGGACTATTGATCAGAgagattttaaggaaaaatgaaatgaatgtggTCATGATTGCCATCACCCCGACACCTCCTTGGAGTGGATTTCTATCTGCGTCAGGTTCATTCTTCAGCTATGCGTATCAACCAGAAATAACAACAGGTCTTTCAAACAAAATGACTTTTGTTCAAAGACTGAAGAATACATTTCAAGGGACCTTTTTAAATACTCTTGCATGGTTCGTTTTCTATCCTCCATATTCTGAAATTTGCAGAACACTCGGACTACCTAATGTCCACCCTATTCAGAGCTACTTAGATTTTGATCTTTATTTAACAAACATTGATTTTGCGTCAGAATTCATCTATCCCATGTCTCCCAATGTCATTCCTGTTGGTGGTCTTACAGCGTCAGCTCCGGATCATCTTATAAAG GAACTTGAAGAATTCGTTCAGAGCTCTGGAGACCATGGCGTCATTGTCTTCACCCTTGGTACCTATCTGGCATCTATTACAACGATCAGACCCGAAATAGTAACGATGTTTGCCGAAGCTTTCCGAAGATTGCCACAAAAGGTCATCTGGCAGTTAAAGGAACTCCCCGATTGGGAGTTACCATCCAATGTGAAAGCTATGCCATGGTTACCTCAAAACGACCTCCTTG gTCATCCAAAGACACGAGTATTCATGTACCAAGGAGGAAATAATGGTTTTCAAGAAGCGTGTTACCACGGAGTACCAATCGTAGTCATTCCTCTTCAAGGAGATCAATATGATGTCGCTGCTAGGATCGAAGCAAGGGGTCTGggtaaaaagattgaaaaactAGAACTCAACGCAGACATCATCTATGATACACTTACTGAAGTTATCAATAACCCAAG TTACAACGAGGTTGCAGATAAAGTTTCTGCAATTTACAAGGACCAGCCAATGAGCGCTCCGGATCGAGCTGCCTTTTGGATAGAACATGTCATCAAGTTTGGTGGAGCTTATATGAGATCTCCAGCTAATGATCTTACATTCATTCAATATCATCTTATAGATGTATATGCCTTCCTCACTGCGATAGTCGTTGTATTTCTAGCTGTAGTCTATTATACTCTTAAATTTTGTGTTTCTCTGTGTTGTCGTATGATAGGACGTGGCAGCAGTGGAAAATCAAAGACTGAATAA
- the LOC121410018 gene encoding UDP-glucuronosyltransferase 2C1-like isoform X1 yields the protein MKIDMYSKLITVCAVFTFSSTLHYEGVSGAKILISAIYGEGSHFLAASAIGESLLKRGHEVTFLISNAYDHRAKDPKYDKFSFEIFNHSVPAERVQRIMNAANHVAFQESNDQFSNLTKSIMELTGQSCKNVITDRALMRRLKAMDAIMMDISWPCGIYIKAALQKDREIPKDLKMIANSPTTLWSGFVSASGSPFNFAYMPETMTGFTNRMNFLQRLKNIVQSILIQASIDSSMLYSFRKMEREVGLQNIVDPFYGYTDFDLYLSNIHFSSDFPVPMVPNLISVGGLTAKPAGRLQNELEEFVQSSGDHGVIVFTLGTYLASITTIRPEIVTMFAEAFRRLPQKVIWQLKELPDWELPSNVKAMPWLPQNDLLGHPKTRVFMYQGGNNGFQEACYHGVPIVVIPLQGDQYDVAARIEARGLGKKIEKLELNADIIYDTLTEVINNPSYNEVADKVSAIYKDQPMSAPDRAAFWIEHVIKFGGAYMRSPANDLTFIQYHLIDVYAFLTAIVVVFLAVVYYTLKFCVSLCCRMIGRGSSGKSKTE from the exons ATGAAAATAGACATGTATTCTAAACTAATAACTGTCTGTGCTGTATTCACTTTCAGTTCAACACTTCATTATGAAGGGGTCAGCGGAGCTAAGATTCTTATATCTGCGATATACGGCGAGGGGAGTCATTTCTTGGCTGCGTCAGCCATAGGGGAAAGCCTTTTGAAGAGAGGCCATGAGGTCACATTTCTCATCAGCAACGCATATGATCATCGCGCTAAAGATCCCAAGTATGACaagttttcatttgaaattttcaatcaTTCAGTACCAGCTGAGAGAGTGCAAAGGATTATGAACGCTGCCAATCATGTAGCATTTCAAGAGAGCAATGACCAGTTTAGTAACTTGACGAAATCGATTATGGAGCTGACTGGCCAGAGCTGTAAGAATGTCATCACAGACCGAGCACTTATGCGTAGGTTAAAAGCAATGGATGCCATCATGATGGACATATCATGGCCATGTGGTATTTACATCAAAGCTGCTCTTCAAAAAGACAGAGAAATCCCCAAAGATCTGAAGATGATCGCAAACTCTCCTACGACTCTCTGGAGTGGTTTCGTGTCGGCCTCAGGTTCTCCATTTAACTTCGCCTATATGCCTGAAACAATGACTGGTTTTACGAATCGTATGAACTTCTTACAGAGACTAAAAAACATCGTTCAGTCTATCTTGATACAGGCCAGTATTGATTCATCAATGTTATATTCGTTtcgaaaaatggaaagagaagTCGGTCTGCAGAATATTGTTGATCCATTTTATGGCTATACAGATTTTGATCTGTACCTGAGTAACATTCATTTCTCCTCTGACTTTCCTGTACCAATGGTGCCGAATCTTATATCAGTTGGAGGACTAACAGCTAAACCTGCTGGTAGATTGCAGAAT GAACTTGAAGAATTCGTTCAGAGCTCTGGAGACCATGGCGTCATTGTCTTCACCCTTGGTACCTATCTGGCATCTATTACAACGATCAGACCCGAAATAGTAACGATGTTTGCCGAAGCTTTCCGAAGATTGCCACAAAAGGTCATCTGGCAGTTAAAGGAACTCCCCGATTGGGAGTTACCATCCAATGTGAAAGCTATGCCATGGTTACCTCAAAACGACCTCCTTG gTCATCCAAAGACACGAGTATTCATGTACCAAGGAGGAAATAATGGTTTTCAAGAAGCGTGTTACCACGGAGTACCAATCGTAGTCATTCCTCTTCAAGGAGATCAATATGATGTCGCTGCTAGGATCGAAGCAAGGGGTCTGggtaaaaagattgaaaaactAGAACTCAACGCAGACATCATCTATGATACACTTACTGAAGTTATCAATAACCCAAG TTACAACGAGGTTGCAGATAAAGTTTCTGCAATTTACAAGGACCAGCCAATGAGCGCTCCGGATCGAGCTGCCTTTTGGATAGAACATGTCATCAAGTTTGGTGGAGCTTATATGAGATCTCCAGCTAATGATCTTACATTCATTCAATATCATCTTATAGATGTATATGCCTTCCTCACTGCGATAGTCGTTGTATTTCTAGCTGTAGTCTATTATACTCTTAAATTTTGTGTTTCTCTGTGTTGTCGTATGATAGGACGTGGCAGCAGTGGAAAATCAAAGACTGAATAA
- the LOC121410018 gene encoding UDP-glucuronosyltransferase 1-6-like isoform X2, producing MAYLPRNVFYFSYMLFIVLSMPRYTFMYKILISAIYGEGSHFLAAASIGEGLARKGHDVTMLISNAFEHRAEEPIYANLSFEVFKHPIPPEEVRESLNFASTLVFRDDNIEFFSFMRNMSKRTVDDCEAVVTDTELMNRLEKNDAIIVDITWPCARYIKAVLEENMKSSRHRTMISLSATNPWSGYLMLGGSPVNYAYFPEITTGFTNQMTFRQRLLNIIQTYLISIVGEQLTPPFYRDMCKRLGLSPYIHPMFDMQHFDLHLLNINFASDFVTPLSPSVIPVGGLTVKFVEKLDQELEEFVQSSGDHGVIVFTLGTYLASITTIRPEIVTMFAEAFRRLPQKVIWQLKELPDWELPSNVKAMPWLPQNDLLGHPKTRVFMYQGGNNGFQEACYHGVPIVVIPLQGDQYDVAARIEARGLGKKIEKLELNADIIYDTLTEVINNPSYNEVADKVSAIYKDQPMSAPDRAAFWIEHVIKFGGAYMRSPANDLTFIQYHLIDVYAFLTAIVVVFLAVVYYTLKFCVSLCCRMIGRGSSGKSKTE from the exons ATGGCGTACCTTCCTAGGAATGTTTTTTACTTCAGTTATATGCTTTTTATTGTATTGTCTATGCCGAGATATACCTTTATGTATAAAATCTTGATTTCTGCTATATACGGTGAAGGAAGTCATTTTCTTGCGGCAGCATCTATTGGAGAAGGTCTTGCTCGGAAGGGCCATGACGTTACAATGTTAATTAGCAATGCCTTTGAACATCGTGCAGAAGAACCAATATATGCCAATCTCTCTTTTGAAGTATTCAAGCATCCAATACCCCCGGAAGAAGTCCGCGAATCGTTGAACTTTGCAAGCACCTTGGTGTTTAGAGACGACAATATAGAGTTCTTCAGTTTCATGAGGAATATGTCTAAGAGGACAGTAGATGACTGTGAAGCAGTTGTTACAGATACAGAGCTAATGAATCGACTTGAGAAAAATGATGCCATCATTGTAGATATTACCTGGCCATGTGCCCGCTACATCAAAGCTGTTCTTGAAGAGAATATGAAATCATCAAGACACCGAACAATGATTAGTCTTTCAGCGACAAACCCATGGAGTGGATATCTTATGCTGGGTGGTTCTCCTGTTAATTATGCATATTTCCCAGAAATTACGACTGGTTTCACCAACCAAATGACATTCAGGCAAAGGCTTCTAAATATCATTCAGACATATTTGATCTCTATAGTCGGTGAACAGTTAACACCACCATTTTATCGGGATATGTGTAAAAGGCTTGGGTTAAGCCCTTATATCCATCCCATGTTTGATATGCAACACTTTGATCTTCACTTACtaaatattaattttgcttCTGATTTTGTGACTCCTCTGTCACCGAGCGTAATTCCTGTAGGTGGTTTGACCGTAAAGTTTGTCGAAAAACTGGATCAG GAACTTGAAGAATTCGTTCAGAGCTCTGGAGACCATGGCGTCATTGTCTTCACCCTTGGTACCTATCTGGCATCTATTACAACGATCAGACCCGAAATAGTAACGATGTTTGCCGAAGCTTTCCGAAGATTGCCACAAAAGGTCATCTGGCAGTTAAAGGAACTCCCCGATTGGGAGTTACCATCCAATGTGAAAGCTATGCCATGGTTACCTCAAAACGACCTCCTTG gTCATCCAAAGACACGAGTATTCATGTACCAAGGAGGAAATAATGGTTTTCAAGAAGCGTGTTACCACGGAGTACCAATCGTAGTCATTCCTCTTCAAGGAGATCAATATGATGTCGCTGCTAGGATCGAAGCAAGGGGTCTGggtaaaaagattgaaaaactAGAACTCAACGCAGACATCATCTATGATACACTTACTGAAGTTATCAATAACCCAAG TTACAACGAGGTTGCAGATAAAGTTTCTGCAATTTACAAGGACCAGCCAATGAGCGCTCCGGATCGAGCTGCCTTTTGGATAGAACATGTCATCAAGTTTGGTGGAGCTTATATGAGATCTCCAGCTAATGATCTTACATTCATTCAATATCATCTTATAGATGTATATGCCTTCCTCACTGCGATAGTCGTTGTATTTCTAGCTGTAGTCTATTATACTCTTAAATTTTGTGTTTCTCTGTGTTGTCGTATGATAGGACGTGGCAGCAGTGGAAAATCAAAGACTGAATAA